From Peromyscus maniculatus bairdii isolate BWxNUB_F1_BW_parent chromosome 8, HU_Pman_BW_mat_3.1, whole genome shotgun sequence, a single genomic window includes:
- the Tlcd2 gene encoding TLC domain-containing protein 2 isoform X1: protein MPGSPQPATPRQGRDAIISMAPRAVAPQLNQSLPCRGIGAWTSRGKLQQVGKARQARKPPAQLRGKARSRLRRGTVRLWLYPQMVTDPIHGHPPWAVVLVAVSVGYFLADGVDMLWNQTLAQAWDLLCHHVVVVSCLSIAVLSGHYVGFAMVSLLLELNSICLHLRKLLLLSHKASSLAFRVTSWATLTTLALFRLLPLGWMTLWLFRQHYLVPPAMVILCITGLVTVGTMSISLGIRILIRDVLQSRPNSFIVVHKEIRQIKTHDGEPVTRNNSTLSLKD from the exons ATGCCCGGGAGCCCCCAACCGGCTACCCCCAGGCAGGGGCGGGACGCCATCATCTCGATGGCTCCACGGGCGGTGGCCCCACAGCTGAACCAATCACTGCCCTGCCGAGGGATAGGGGCGTGGACAAGCAGGGGAAAGTTACAACAGGTTGGCAAGGCAAGGCAGGCGAGGAAGCCCCCGGCACAGCTCCGTGGAAAAGCCAGATCCCGACTTCGCCGGGGCACTGTGAG GCTGTGGCTTTATCCTCAGATGGTCACCGACCCGATTCATGGCCACCCACCGTGGGCAGTGGTCCTGGTAGCGGTATCAGTGG GTTATTTCCTGGCGGATGGAGTTGACATGCTGTGGAATCAGACTTTGGCGCAGGCCTGGGACCTTCTCTGTCACCATGTGGTG GTCGTGAGCTGCCTCAGCATCGCCGTTCTGTCGGGCCACTACGTGGGCTTCGCCATGGTATCTCTGCTTCTGGAGCTGAACTCCATCTGTTTGCATCTGCggaagctgctgctgctttccCATAAGGCCTCGTCCTTGGCCTTCAGAGTAACCAGCTGGGCCACCCTGACCACTCTGGCCCTCTTCCGCCTTCTACCTCTAGGGTGGATGACCCTCTGGTTGTTTCGGCAGCACTACCTGGTGCCTCCTGCTATGGTCATCCTTTGTATAACTGGGCTGGTCACTGTGGGTACCATGAGCATCTCACTGGGTATCCGAATCCTGATCAGGGATGTCTTGCAGTCTCGGCCCAACTCATTTATCGTCGTGCACAAGGAGATTCGGCAGATCAAGACGCATGATGGTGAGCCTGTCACCAGGAACAATTCCACTCTCAGTCTGAAAGACTAG
- the Tlcd2 gene encoding TLC domain-containing protein 2 isoform X2, producing the protein MASWGLFVAGASFASFRGLHWGLQLLPTPESTQDSWMWRNIFVSLMHSLLSGSGALVGLWLYPQMVTDPIHGHPPWAVVLVAVSVGYFLADGVDMLWNQTLAQAWDLLCHHVVVVSCLSIAVLSGHYVGFAMVSLLLELNSICLHLRKLLLLSHKASSLAFRVTSWATLTTLALFRLLPLGWMTLWLFRQHYLVPPAMVILCITGLVTVGTMSISLGIRILIRDVLQSRPNSFIVVHKEIRQIKTHDGEPVTRNNSTLSLKD; encoded by the exons ATGGCATCCTGGGGACTCTTTGTGGCTGGCGCCTCCTTCGCGTCATTTCGGGGGCTGCACTGGGGACTGCAGCTGCTGCCCACCCCGGAATCTACTCAGGACAGCTGGATGTGGCGGAACATTTTCGTTTCGCTGATGCATAGCCTACTCTCTGGATCAGGGGCGCTGGTCGG GCTGTGGCTTTATCCTCAGATGGTCACCGACCCGATTCATGGCCACCCACCGTGGGCAGTGGTCCTGGTAGCGGTATCAGTGG GTTATTTCCTGGCGGATGGAGTTGACATGCTGTGGAATCAGACTTTGGCGCAGGCCTGGGACCTTCTCTGTCACCATGTGGTG GTCGTGAGCTGCCTCAGCATCGCCGTTCTGTCGGGCCACTACGTGGGCTTCGCCATGGTATCTCTGCTTCTGGAGCTGAACTCCATCTGTTTGCATCTGCggaagctgctgctgctttccCATAAGGCCTCGTCCTTGGCCTTCAGAGTAACCAGCTGGGCCACCCTGACCACTCTGGCCCTCTTCCGCCTTCTACCTCTAGGGTGGATGACCCTCTGGTTGTTTCGGCAGCACTACCTGGTGCCTCCTGCTATGGTCATCCTTTGTATAACTGGGCTGGTCACTGTGGGTACCATGAGCATCTCACTGGGTATCCGAATCCTGATCAGGGATGTCTTGCAGTCTCGGCCCAACTCATTTATCGTCGTGCACAAGGAGATTCGGCAGATCAAGACGCATGATGGTGAGCCTGTCACCAGGAACAATTCCACTCTCAGTCTGAAAGACTAG